The following coding sequences are from one Halomonas sp. HAL1 window:
- a CDS encoding ion transporter, which translates to MSEPFNTWQARFERLRSNKIFEAVVIAIIVISALVIGAKTYEETTQVEQWLLYLDMAVTIFFLIEILIRIAAERTLLSFFKKGWNVFDFLIVTASLIPMDDSEMVLLARLLRIFRVLRLVSMIPELQMLLSALVKSVPRMGYVVLLMFIIFYIYAAIGSFLFHNVDEGLWGNISLAMLTLFQVATFESWATAVLYPAMEVYPYAWIYFLTFIFLNAFIFLNMMIGIVLDVMQKESAQMALDNGEGEEAELQSLRNDVRGLKAQLDRMESALSQAYSPAPPHQNDAGGKHSDKPTTDRF; encoded by the coding sequence ATGAGTGAACCCTTTAATACCTGGCAAGCCCGTTTTGAAAGGCTGCGTAGTAATAAGATTTTTGAAGCGGTCGTGATTGCCATTATCGTCATTTCTGCCCTGGTGATAGGGGCAAAAACCTATGAAGAAACCACTCAAGTGGAGCAGTGGCTGCTCTATCTTGATATGGCAGTCACCATATTTTTCCTGATTGAGATTTTAATCAGGATAGCCGCTGAACGCACGCTGCTGAGTTTCTTCAAGAAAGGGTGGAACGTCTTTGACTTCCTCATTGTGACCGCCAGCCTGATTCCCATGGATGACTCTGAAATGGTGCTGCTGGCCAGGCTACTGCGTATTTTCCGGGTGCTGCGCTTGGTGTCGATGATTCCCGAGCTACAAATGCTGTTAAGCGCCTTGGTTAAGTCGGTGCCACGGATGGGGTATGTCGTCCTATTGATGTTTATCATCTTCTACATATATGCCGCCATTGGGAGCTTCCTTTTCCACAATGTGGACGAGGGGCTATGGGGCAATATTTCCCTGGCCATGTTGACGCTATTTCAAGTGGCGACCTTCGAGAGCTGGGCTACAGCGGTGCTTTACCCGGCCATGGAGGTTTATCCCTACGCCTGGATCTATTTTTTAACCTTTATCTTTTTGAACGCCTTTATTTTTCTCAATATGATGATTGGTATTGTGCTGGACGTGATGCAGAAAGAGAGCGCGCAAATGGCGTTGGACAACGGCGAAGGTGAAGAAGCCGAGCTGCAGTCGCTGCGCAATGATGTTCGCGGGCTGAAAGCGCAGCTTGACCGTATGGAGTCAGCGCTCTCTCAAGCATACTCGCCAGCCCCACCACACCAGAATGATGCGGGCGGTAAGCACAGCGACAAGCCCACCACTGACCGATTTTAG
- the leuA gene encoding 2-isopropylmalate synthase — protein sequence MMLSDPAKKYRPFVAVDLPDRQWPSQRIEAAPVWCSVDLRDGNQSLIDPMDQERKQRLFDMLLNVGFKQIEVGFPSASQTDFDFVRSLIEQDKIPEDVTIQVLTQARPHLIERTFEALQGAKNAIVHVYNATDPMFRRVVFNVDKAECVQIAVEATQQIRAQMEAAPQTNWTFQYSPELFTTTEMDFAVEIVEAVMEAYGTRGDKPMIVNLPATVEVATPNNYADQIEWFCRNIKNRDHLIVSVHPHNDRGTGVAAAELTLMAGADRVEGTLFGNGERTGNVDIVTLAMNMYTQGVHPQLDFSNITPIMREVEYCNQLPVHPRHPYVGDLVFTAFSGSHQDAIKKGMADRRANPDAVWDVPYLPIDPLDVGRSYEAVIRVNSQSGKGGVSYLLEQEHGIELPRRLSIEFSQVVQEVAERTGREITSQMIYQAFADEYLEQRAPFGLVSHRLSSEPDSPKVTLEAIVETDGSRQTLSGEGNGPLAAFVKALAAAGHDVEIIDYHEHSRGQGADAEAIAYVEVRIDGKAVFGVGTDESITSASMKGVLSAINRHHSTQPAAANVTAETLG from the coding sequence ATGATGTTGTCTGACCCCGCCAAAAAGTACCGCCCCTTTGTGGCCGTTGATCTACCTGACCGCCAGTGGCCGAGCCAGCGCATTGAAGCAGCGCCTGTCTGGTGCAGTGTGGATCTGCGCGACGGTAATCAATCGCTGATTGATCCGATGGACCAGGAGCGTAAGCAGCGATTGTTCGACATGCTGTTGAATGTTGGCTTTAAGCAGATTGAAGTCGGCTTTCCCTCGGCCTCACAAACCGATTTTGATTTCGTACGCTCGCTGATCGAGCAGGATAAGATCCCTGAGGATGTGACCATTCAGGTGCTGACCCAGGCGCGCCCGCACTTGATTGAACGCACCTTTGAGGCACTTCAGGGCGCTAAAAACGCGATCGTCCACGTCTATAACGCCACTGACCCGATGTTTCGCCGGGTGGTGTTTAATGTCGATAAAGCCGAGTGTGTGCAAATCGCCGTAGAGGCTACCCAACAGATTCGCGCGCAGATGGAAGCCGCTCCGCAAACCAATTGGACGTTTCAGTACTCCCCAGAGCTCTTCACCACCACCGAGATGGATTTCGCCGTTGAGATCGTCGAAGCGGTCATGGAAGCCTATGGCACCCGTGGTGATAAGCCGATGATCGTGAACCTGCCCGCAACGGTAGAAGTCGCTACGCCCAATAACTATGCCGACCAAATTGAGTGGTTCTGTCGCAACATTAAAAATCGTGATCATCTGATTGTCAGCGTTCACCCCCACAACGACCGCGGTACCGGCGTGGCAGCAGCAGAATTGACGCTAATGGCGGGAGCTGACCGCGTTGAGGGCACGCTGTTTGGTAACGGTGAGCGTACCGGTAACGTCGATATCGTCACATTGGCGATGAACATGTACACCCAGGGCGTTCACCCGCAGCTCGATTTCTCCAATATCACCCCGATCATGCGCGAAGTGGAGTACTGCAACCAGTTGCCGGTGCATCCGCGTCACCCCTACGTGGGCGATTTGGTATTCACCGCGTTCTCTGGCTCTCATCAGGATGCGATCAAAAAAGGCATGGCGGATCGCCGCGCTAATCCAGATGCTGTGTGGGATGTACCTTATTTACCTATCGATCCGCTCGACGTGGGCCGCAGCTACGAAGCCGTTATCCGGGTTAACAGCCAGTCGGGTAAAGGCGGCGTTTCTTACCTGCTTGAGCAGGAGCACGGCATTGAGTTGCCGCGTCGCCTTTCGATTGAGTTCAGCCAGGTGGTGCAGGAAGTCGCTGAGCGCACCGGGCGCGAGATCACTTCGCAGATGATCTACCAAGCGTTCGCGGATGAGTATCTGGAGCAGCGAGCACCCTTTGGGTTGGTGAGTCATCGGCTCTCTTCTGAACCTGACAGCCCCAAAGTGACACTGGAAGCCATCGTTGAGACTGATGGCAGCCGCCAAACGCTCAGCGGTGAAGGCAATGGCCCGCTAGCTGCCTTTGTTAAAGCACTGGCCGCCGCCGGGCACGATGTGGAAATCATCGACTACCACGAGCACTCCCGCGGTCAAGGCGCCGATGCTGAGGCAATCGCTTACGTGGAAGTACGTATCGATGGTAAAGCAGTGTTCGGCGTGGGCACTGATGAAAGTATCACTAGCGCTTCCATGAAAGGCGTTCTTAGCGCTATAAACCGCCATCACTCCACTCAACCTGCGGCGGCGAACGTGACGGCGGAAACATTGGGGTAA
- a CDS encoding pyrroloquinoline quinone-dependent dehydrogenase, with the protein MPTSSFAKRPHFNTLTLRWGTATALALCLSPIPLLAQDQPDESENSEANADSTAPIPLVPGEPIWDSFHGQLNAQKYSPLDQINVDNVGELEKAWELHTGDVADGSGDLPATVWSATPVFANDTLYIGTPFYRIIALDPASGEEKWSFDTQSSLEALTQPALKNRGVAYWEADDPVAGESCQKIIYMGTMDAQLFAVDADSGEPCQGFADNGVLNANQWNDTNDKWPLSLLQPPTVVEDHLILGWAGMDWAYEEAPPGTVFSINARTGELEWTFQALSDQMREQSGTANVWTHMSADEERGLVYLPVSSPSPNYWGGNRTEEVPLGTSTTALDIETGEVVWSRQWVHHDIWDYDINSAPTLMDITVDGEEIPALIQATKMGFLFVVNRETGEDVWPIEERPVPSGDGSVEGEVYAPTQPFPTKPAPLMDQAEKPKVWALADAVSFGECSALWEELRYEGMYTPPTTEGEGTLGFPISAGGVQWGGVAFDPESQTAVVNTSHIVQYIRLYDREAYESANRASGNESGFASQEGAPYGMRLEVALNRLGMPCWEPPFGELVALDMTTGDIKWRRPLGASQQYGFYMPESWGSPTIGGPAVTAGNVIFIGASMDAKVRAYSLETGEELWSDQTEAPSVSNPAVYEYDGRQYVAFISGGNTILKNQVGDQITVYALPE; encoded by the coding sequence ATGCCAACTTCTTCATTTGCTAAACGACCTCACTTTAATACCCTCACGCTGCGCTGGGGCACCGCCACAGCATTGGCGCTTTGTTTATCACCCATACCGTTACTGGCACAAGATCAGCCAGATGAGTCGGAAAATAGTGAGGCGAATGCAGACAGCACTGCGCCCATCCCGCTGGTGCCTGGCGAGCCAATCTGGGACAGTTTCCACGGCCAACTCAACGCTCAGAAATATAGCCCGCTTGATCAAATCAATGTAGATAATGTTGGCGAGTTAGAGAAAGCATGGGAACTCCATACCGGCGATGTCGCAGATGGCTCGGGCGATTTACCAGCAACGGTCTGGTCTGCAACACCAGTATTTGCCAACGACACGCTCTATATCGGCACACCGTTCTACCGAATTATCGCGCTTGACCCAGCGAGTGGCGAAGAGAAATGGAGTTTTGACACCCAGTCCTCTCTGGAAGCACTCACCCAGCCCGCCTTAAAGAATCGTGGTGTCGCTTACTGGGAGGCCGATGATCCGGTGGCTGGCGAATCCTGCCAGAAAATCATCTACATGGGCACCATGGATGCTCAGCTATTCGCTGTAGACGCTGACAGCGGCGAGCCGTGCCAAGGGTTTGCCGATAACGGCGTGCTCAATGCCAATCAGTGGAACGACACCAACGATAAATGGCCGTTGTCGCTGCTACAGCCACCTACCGTGGTGGAAGATCATCTGATTTTAGGCTGGGCAGGCATGGACTGGGCCTATGAAGAAGCGCCCCCCGGCACCGTCTTTTCAATCAATGCCCGCACTGGCGAGCTTGAATGGACATTCCAGGCACTGAGCGATCAGATGCGCGAGCAGAGCGGTACCGCTAATGTGTGGACACACATGTCTGCCGACGAAGAGCGCGGCTTGGTTTACCTCCCGGTTTCTTCACCCTCGCCTAACTATTGGGGTGGCAACCGTACTGAAGAAGTCCCTCTCGGTACATCAACCACCGCCCTGGATATTGAAACTGGCGAAGTTGTTTGGTCCCGTCAGTGGGTTCATCACGACATCTGGGATTACGATATTAATTCTGCGCCAACGCTAATGGACATTACGGTAGATGGTGAAGAGATACCGGCATTGATCCAGGCGACCAAGATGGGCTTTCTGTTTGTGGTCAATCGTGAAACCGGTGAAGACGTCTGGCCGATTGAAGAGCGGCCGGTTCCGAGTGGTGACGGCTCCGTTGAAGGGGAAGTCTATGCGCCCACTCAGCCCTTCCCCACTAAACCGGCCCCGCTGATGGATCAGGCAGAAAAGCCCAAGGTTTGGGCGCTGGCCGACGCGGTTAGCTTCGGAGAGTGTTCAGCACTGTGGGAGGAACTTCGCTATGAAGGTATGTACACCCCACCCACTACCGAGGGTGAAGGTACGCTAGGCTTTCCTATCAGCGCAGGTGGCGTGCAATGGGGCGGCGTAGCATTCGATCCTGAAAGTCAGACGGCGGTGGTCAACACGTCGCATATCGTGCAGTACATCAGACTTTATGACCGTGAAGCTTACGAGTCAGCCAATAGAGCATCTGGCAACGAGAGTGGCTTTGCGTCTCAGGAAGGCGCGCCCTACGGCATGCGCCTTGAGGTTGCCCTCAACAGGCTAGGCATGCCCTGCTGGGAACCGCCTTTCGGTGAGCTTGTAGCTCTCGACATGACCACTGGCGATATCAAATGGCGTCGTCCGTTGGGAGCATCGCAGCAGTATGGCTTCTATATGCCCGAAAGCTGGGGCTCGCCTACCATTGGTGGCCCAGCGGTCACCGCGGGTAACGTTATCTTTATCGGTGCCTCAATGGATGCCAAGGTACGTGCTTACTCCCTTGAAACCGGCGAAGAACTCTGGTCAGATCAGACCGAAGCTCCGTCTGTCTCCAACCCCGCCGTTTACGAGTACGACGGTCGCCAATACGTTGCCTTTATTTCCGGTGGGAATACCATTCTGAAAAATCAGGTAGGTGATCAAATCACGGTTTACGCCCTGCCAGAATAA
- a CDS encoding type II toxin-antitoxin system Phd/YefM family antitoxin, with product MEAINIHEAKTRLSQLVARAAEGEGFIIAKAGKPMARVTAIDSPASGQQKRLGFLVGQFKVPNDFDRMGQDEIAEIFGV from the coding sequence ATGGAAGCAATTAATATTCATGAAGCTAAAACCCGCTTGTCGCAGCTGGTGGCGCGGGCTGCCGAGGGCGAGGGGTTTATCATTGCCAAAGCGGGTAAGCCAATGGCTCGAGTCACGGCAATTGACAGTCCGGCGTCTGGTCAGCAGAAGCGCCTGGGATTTCTGGTCGGGCAATTTAAAGTGCCCAATGATTTTGACCGTATGGGGCAAGACGAAATAGCTGAGATATTTGGAGTCTAA
- a CDS encoding type II toxin-antitoxin system VapC family toxin has product MNLLLDTHILLWAAAEPEQLSADALSLINDDNNKLYFSAASIWEVVIKNSLQRPDFHVDPHLLRRGLIDNGYLELPISSLHTLNVAHLPSIHKDPFDRILVAQAEAEGFLLLTADELVAQYTGPIRRI; this is encoded by the coding sequence GTGAACCTGCTTCTGGATACGCATATTTTACTCTGGGCGGCGGCAGAGCCAGAGCAACTCTCTGCTGATGCGCTATCGCTGATCAACGATGATAACAACAAGCTATATTTTAGCGCCGCTAGCATCTGGGAAGTGGTGATTAAAAACAGTCTGCAACGCCCTGATTTTCACGTTGATCCGCACTTGTTGCGTCGCGGGCTGATAGACAATGGTTATTTAGAACTCCCTATCAGTTCACTGCATACGCTCAACGTTGCTCATTTACCCAGCATTCACAAAGACCCCTTTGATCGGATTTTGGTGGCCCAGGCAGAAGCGGAAGGATTTTTGCTGCTTACTGCGGATGAGCTGGTGGCTCAGTACACAGGTCCAATCCGGCGGATATAA
- the epmB gene encoding EF-P beta-lysylation protein EpmB, with translation MQENIIISASETQQQCNTMVRSNWQQQLSKAIRDPQVLCERLGLDTDLLTGAQLGHELFEVCVPEAYLAKIAPADLNDPLLLQVLPLGKEASTTPGYVADPLEEAGHQPAKGLIHKYANRVLLIASPACAINCRYCFRRHFPYSENSPSRAQWQEALEYLRAAPSIHEAILSGGDPLAASDRQLAWLVEQLESIPHLKRLRIHTRLPVVIPDRIDDALLGWLSKSRLQKVVVLHINHANEIDQAVVDACTRLKQAGVTLLNQSVLLKGINDSVPTLAALSERLFEAGVLPYYLHVLDPVQGAAHFDVPDEEARQLVDRLRDHLPGFLMPRLVREIPGKGSKTPL, from the coding sequence TTGCAGGAGAACATCATTATTTCAGCCTCTGAAACGCAACAACAGTGCAACACGATGGTACGTTCCAATTGGCAGCAGCAACTCTCAAAGGCAATCCGCGACCCGCAAGTATTGTGCGAGCGGCTCGGGCTAGACACCGACCTGCTGACAGGCGCACAGCTAGGTCACGAGCTGTTTGAGGTATGCGTGCCTGAAGCCTATCTGGCTAAAATAGCCCCTGCGGATTTGAACGACCCCCTGCTTCTTCAGGTGCTGCCCTTGGGCAAGGAAGCCTCAACGACTCCAGGCTACGTCGCTGACCCGCTGGAAGAAGCCGGCCATCAGCCCGCTAAAGGGCTGATTCATAAATACGCTAACCGCGTGCTACTGATTGCAAGCCCAGCCTGTGCAATCAACTGCCGCTACTGTTTTCGCCGTCACTTCCCATATAGCGAGAACTCGCCTTCCCGGGCGCAGTGGCAGGAGGCGCTGGAGTACTTGCGTGCCGCCCCCTCCATTCACGAGGCGATTCTTTCCGGCGGCGACCCCCTTGCAGCAAGCGACCGGCAGCTTGCCTGGCTGGTCGAACAACTTGAAAGTATCCCTCACCTCAAGCGGCTGCGCATACATACCCGCTTGCCCGTGGTGATTCCTGACCGGATTGATGACGCACTGCTCGGCTGGCTAAGCAAAAGCCGCCTGCAAAAAGTGGTGGTGCTGCATATCAACCACGCCAATGAAATTGATCAGGCAGTGGTGGACGCCTGTACGCGTCTAAAGCAGGCGGGCGTGACGCTGTTGAACCAAAGCGTTCTTCTGAAAGGTATCAACGACAGCGTGCCCACTCTAGCAGCTCTCTCTGAACGGCTATTTGAAGCAGGCGTGCTGCCCTACTACCTGCACGTGCTAGACCCGGTTCAGGGCGCCGCCCACTTTGATGTACCCGATGAAGAAGCACGCCAACTAGTTGACCGCCTTCGCGATCACTTGCCAGGCTTTCTAATGCCACGCTTGGTTCGGGAAATACCCGGCAAAGGGAGTAAAACGCCGTTGTAA
- the efp gene encoding elongation factor P: MANYSTNEFKGGLKVMLDGDPCSIVENELVKPGKGQAFNRVKLRNLMTGRVGEKTFKSGDSLEGADVMDLEMEYLYTDGDMWHFMKTDGSFEQYAVEKKALGDTAKWLKEQVPYIITLWNDKAISVTPPNFIELEVVETDPGLKGDTAQGGSKPATLSSGAVVRVPLFINQGEVLKIDTRSGDYVSRA; this comes from the coding sequence ATGGCGAACTATTCTACCAATGAATTCAAAGGCGGTTTGAAAGTAATGCTCGACGGCGATCCCTGTTCGATCGTCGAAAACGAGCTGGTCAAGCCTGGCAAGGGGCAGGCGTTTAACCGAGTTAAGCTGCGTAACTTGATGACGGGCCGTGTGGGTGAGAAGACTTTCAAATCTGGTGATTCGCTGGAAGGCGCTGACGTCATGGATTTGGAGATGGAGTACCTCTACACCGATGGTGACATGTGGCACTTCATGAAGACCGATGGCTCCTTTGAGCAGTACGCCGTGGAAAAGAAAGCCTTGGGTGATACTGCTAAATGGCTGAAAGAGCAGGTGCCCTATATCATTACGCTTTGGAATGATAAGGCCATTTCTGTGACGCCGCCCAACTTCATTGAGCTGGAAGTGGTTGAAACTGACCCAGGTTTGAAAGGCGATACGGCGCAAGGTGGCTCTAAGCCTGCTACGCTATCATCTGGCGCTGTAGTGCGCGTACCGCTGTTTATCAATCAGGGCGAAGTGTTGAAAATTGATACGCGCAGCGGGGACTACGTCTCTCGCGCTTAA
- the epmA gene encoding EF-P lysine aminoacylase EpmA — translation MAIDWQPSASIETLRERARLMAKVRAFFDQRDVLEVETPVLGQGGSTDVHLVSLHALARTDRGQRRLWLQTSPEFHMKRLLAAGSGPIFQLAKSFRDGEIGARHNIEFTMLEWYRPQFTLDKLIDETATLVMSLLPSFPGPVVHYRYRELFHTHLEVDPFTTSLEKLRLVAAERAQMSAQSLAGEDRETCLDLLMSVVIEPQLGQHELSVVVDYPASQAALAQRHQDVDGEWVASRFELYLKGVELANGYQELTDASEQRVRFTDDNAERRRLGLPEVDVDERLLAALEHGMPAGAGVALGIDRLIQLALGKARLEDVLAFSTPRC, via the coding sequence ATGGCCATTGATTGGCAACCCTCGGCGTCGATTGAAACGCTCCGCGAGCGTGCGCGGTTAATGGCCAAAGTGCGGGCATTTTTTGACCAGCGTGACGTGCTGGAAGTGGAAACGCCGGTATTGGGGCAGGGGGGGAGCACGGATGTGCATCTGGTATCGCTTCATGCCCTGGCTCGCACCGATAGAGGGCAGCGCCGTTTATGGCTGCAAACTTCGCCTGAATTCCATATGAAGCGGTTATTGGCGGCCGGTAGCGGGCCGATATTTCAGCTCGCCAAAAGTTTTCGCGATGGTGAAATTGGGGCTCGCCACAATATCGAGTTCACCATGCTGGAGTGGTATCGGCCGCAGTTTACGCTGGATAAGCTAATTGATGAGACGGCTACCCTGGTCATGTCACTGCTACCCAGTTTCCCCGGTCCGGTCGTGCATTATCGCTACCGGGAGCTTTTCCATACCCACCTAGAGGTGGACCCCTTTACCACGTCGCTGGAAAAGTTGCGTTTGGTTGCCGCGGAGCGAGCGCAAATGTCTGCGCAATCCTTGGCCGGTGAAGATCGCGAAACCTGCCTTGACCTGCTTATGAGCGTGGTGATCGAGCCACAGTTAGGCCAGCATGAGCTAAGTGTTGTGGTTGATTATCCCGCAAGCCAAGCCGCTCTGGCACAACGCCACCAGGATGTAGATGGTGAGTGGGTGGCTTCACGCTTCGAGCTCTACCTGAAAGGTGTTGAGCTGGCCAATGGTTACCAAGAGCTGACCGATGCCTCGGAGCAGCGAGTGCGGTTTACGGATGATAACGCTGAGCGCCGCCGCCTGGGCTTGCCGGAAGTGGATGTAGATGAGCGTCTGTTGGCCGCTCTAGAGCACGGTATGCCAGCTGGTGCGGGTGTCGCGCTGGGGATTGATCGCCTCATTCAACTGGCGCTAGGCAAAGCACGCCTGGAAGACGTGCTCGCCTTTTCTACGCCTCGCTGCTAA
- the asd gene encoding archaetidylserine decarboxylase (Phosphatidylserine decarboxylase is synthesized as a single chain precursor. Generation of the pyruvoyl active site from a Ser is coupled to cleavage of a Gly-Ser bond between the larger (beta) and smaller (alpha chains). It is an integral membrane protein.), which translates to MTLSQKAFSLLQYPLPQHALSRLTGKFGQCDNRWVKNTLINAFIKRFNVDMSQALEPDPSAYATFNDFFTRALKADARPLGEGILSPADGTLSQYGRLQAGQLVQAKGHTYSAQTLLGGDTALAEEFLGGSFATVYLSPRDYHRVHMPVTGTLREMIYVPGRLFSVNQATANYVPGLFARNERLVCIFDTEHGPMAMVLVGAMIVAAIETVWSGQVTPLAGQPQRMQFGQPITLEKGAEMGRFKLGSTVVMCFTKPVVFDDYPTGAMVSMGQALGHIDKPTYDSDAPPTSEPMV; encoded by the coding sequence GTGACTCTTTCCCAAAAAGCCTTTTCGCTACTTCAATACCCATTACCCCAACATGCGCTATCGCGCCTGACGGGTAAATTCGGCCAGTGCGATAACCGCTGGGTAAAAAACACCCTGATTAACGCCTTTATCAAACGCTTCAATGTCGACATGAGCCAGGCGCTGGAACCCGATCCTAGCGCTTATGCAACGTTCAATGACTTCTTTACCCGGGCGTTAAAAGCCGATGCACGCCCCCTGGGCGAGGGCATTCTAAGCCCTGCCGATGGCACGCTCTCCCAGTACGGGCGCCTGCAGGCCGGTCAACTGGTGCAAGCTAAGGGCCACACCTACTCTGCGCAGACCTTGCTTGGCGGCGATACGGCCCTGGCGGAAGAGTTTCTCGGCGGCAGTTTTGCCACTGTCTACCTCTCTCCACGGGACTATCACCGCGTGCATATGCCGGTGACCGGTACATTAAGAGAAATGATCTACGTACCCGGTCGACTCTTCTCGGTCAACCAGGCAACCGCCAACTATGTGCCGGGCCTGTTTGCTCGTAACGAGCGCCTGGTGTGCATCTTTGATACCGAGCACGGCCCCATGGCAATGGTGTTAGTAGGTGCAATGATTGTAGCGGCCATCGAGACCGTCTGGTCAGGCCAGGTAACACCGCTTGCAGGCCAGCCTCAGCGCATGCAGTTTGGGCAACCTATCACGCTGGAAAAGGGCGCCGAAATGGGCCGCTTCAAACTCGGCTCCACGGTAGTAATGTGCTTCACTAAACCGGTTGTCTTTGACGACTATCCTACGGGTGCCATGGTCAGCATGGGGCAAGCGCTGGGCCACATTGATAAACCGACTTATGATAGCGATGCGCCCCCGACTAGCGAGCCGATGGTTTAG
- a CDS encoding sulfurtransferase, with protein sequence MSIENQSSEANLLPLITEPEQLQAHLDDPQLLIIDVPINGDSYRQGHVPGAIFLDFRYLMRGEGPVPSDVPSVEALSRLFSALGLTRDTHVVAYDDEGGGWAARLLWTLDLIGHTRYSYLNGGIHAWRDAGLEESTEPTAPTQSEYHAEILNPNALITFEEIKEKLDNKHFAVWDARSKDEYDGVRGNNKHLGHIPGAVNMDWLHAMDRQRALRIRDYAELITELGALGLTPDMEIATHCQSHHRSSFTWLVGKALGFNMRGYAGSWGEWGNRDDTPIEK encoded by the coding sequence ATGAGTATTGAAAACCAATCGTCGGAAGCTAACCTTCTACCGCTGATTACTGAACCGGAACAGCTGCAGGCGCATTTAGATGACCCACAGCTGCTGATTATTGATGTGCCGATCAATGGCGACAGCTACCGTCAGGGCCATGTGCCCGGCGCCATCTTCCTCGACTTTCGCTATTTAATGCGTGGTGAAGGGCCGGTACCGAGTGACGTTCCTAGCGTTGAGGCGCTTTCACGTCTGTTTAGCGCCTTAGGTCTAACCCGCGACACCCACGTGGTGGCCTACGATGACGAAGGCGGTGGCTGGGCGGCACGCCTTTTGTGGACGTTAGACCTCATCGGCCATACGCGTTACTCCTATTTAAATGGCGGCATACACGCCTGGCGCGATGCAGGCTTGGAAGAGAGCACCGAGCCTACCGCCCCCACTCAAAGTGAGTACCACGCTGAAATTCTCAACCCTAATGCCTTGATCACGTTTGAAGAGATCAAAGAGAAGCTCGACAATAAGCACTTTGCGGTGTGGGATGCGCGCTCCAAAGATGAGTACGATGGCGTCCGAGGTAACAACAAGCATCTGGGGCACATTCCCGGTGCCGTTAATATGGACTGGCTCCACGCCATGGACAGACAGCGCGCACTGCGCATTCGCGATTACGCCGAGCTGATCACCGAACTTGGCGCCCTGGGCCTGACCCCTGATATGGAAATCGCTACCCATTGCCAGAGCCACCACCGCAGCAGCTTTACCTGGCTGGTAGGCAAGGCGCTAGGCTTTAACATGCGTGGCTATGCGGGGTCCTGGGGCGAATGGGGCAACCGCGACGACACCCCGATAGAGAAGTGA